The following DNA comes from Crateriforma spongiae.
GCCGTGGATGGAAGTCGCCACCCCGTTTACCCCACCTGAAGACGACAGCGCATCGGAAGACGAGTATCGTCGCTGGGCCGACGAGTGGCAGCAGGCTTTTGCCTTGCGGGCGGCCGATATGCAGCGCGCTTGGATGCCGACGGCAACCGATGGGGAGTTTCCATCGGTTGCACCGGAGTTTTCAGGCGGTCCGATCACTGGTGCCAGTGCGGACAAGTCGCGGACGCATCTGATCGGTGGTTGCGGTGTGGTCATCCAAGACGGGGTGCCCCGTGCCTACAGCGGTCTGGTTCACCTGACGCCGGCCTTGGACGTGGATTGGTATGGCAAGAATCACTTGGTGATGTTCGGTGAATACATCCCCATTTTGTCCACCTGGCCGGTGCTGAAAGAATGGGTGCCGCCCGGTTTGGGGTTGGCGTTTGGCGATGGTCCCAAAACCTTCACGGTCGGGCAGAGTCGTCTGTTGGCGAACATCTGTATCGAAACCGCGGTCGAACGGGTGGCAGTCAATCACGTCCGCGAAATCGTCGAGCGCCAAAGCATCAAACCCGACGCGATTGTGACGGTGACCAACGACGCCTGGTTCGACCACACGGCGGTCGTCCAACATCACCTACGGTGTGACCAGTTTGTGGCGCTTGGATGCCGCACGCCGGTCTTGTCGGCCGGCAACGGCGGGCCGACTGCATGGATCGACAGCTTCGGATGCATCGTCGACCGCGTGCCGCATGGCCGGGCCGGGCACATCATCGCCCAGCCGAAGGTTGATCGCCGCAGCAGTGCTTACCTAATGCTCGGTGACCGACCGGCGGCGTTGGCCGGTTTTGGCGTGTTGGGTGTGGCGGTGTTGCCGCCGTTGCTGCGACGCGTTCGTCGCCGTCGGACCGGCTGATCCGTCTAGCGACGCTTTTTGGAATAACCGCCCTTGCCGGCTGGTCCGCGTTTGCCAGCGCCACGCTTGGAATGCGGGCCTCGTTTGCCGGCGGGTCCGCGGTCGTCATCGCGTCCTCGTTGGAACTTTCCACGTTTGAAACGTGGTCGTCCGGGCGAATCTTCGCCTGACCGATCGCCGCCACCGACGCGGTTGGGACCGCCGGTGTCGACTTTCAGACCCAACTGCTTGCCGGCCACCCAGGTTCTTTGAAGCGTTTCCATCACGTCATGCGGCATCGACTCGGGAAGGTCCAGGATGGTGAACGTATCGTGAATCAACATCGGGCCAATGAATTGGCCATCAATGCCGCCTTCGTTGGCGATCGCACCGACGATGTTTCCCGGCTTCACTCGGTCGCGTCGCCCGACTTCGATTCGGTATCGCGACATGCCCTTTCGGACGGGGCCCAGGCGACGCGGGGGCCCCGAACGTCGTGACGAATCATCGCCGAACGAGTCGTTACGGTCATTTCGTTCTCGCGACGCTTGGCGATTCTTTTCGGGGGCGGTCGGCAAGTCTTTCGCCAAGAACGATCGTCCACGCTGTGACTGGAATGCCAGTGCGGCGGCAATGGTTTGTGGCGTCAGGTCCGAATCATTTGCCAGTGATTCGATCAAACCGGTAAAGAATTCCAGATCTTTGGATTCCACCGTTTCCTTCACCGACGCCTTGAATTCGTCGATCCGTTTCTGATTCAGTTGTTCGGCCGACGGGGGCTGAGCGATCTCGATTTTCTGGCGTGTGGTTTTTTCAATGCTGCGCAATTTGCCACGCTGTGCCGGCGTGACCAGCAAGATCGCGTGCCCATCGCGGCCCGCACGTCCGGTGCGTCCGATCCGGTGGACGTAGGCTTCGTTGTCATGCGGCAGATCGAAATTGACCACGTGGCTGATGCGTTTTACGTCCAAGCCGCGGGCGGCGACGTCGGTTGCCACCAAGATGTCGATCTGGCCGTCCTTCAACTGTGCGACCGTACGTTCGCGGACCTTTTGCGGCATGTCGCCGTTCAGTGCCATCGCACGAAAGCCGCCGTGGCCAAGACGTTCGGCCAAGGCAATCGTCGCGTCCTTGGTCTTGGTGAACACGATCACGCCGTCGGTCGGTTCGACTTCCAGGTATCGTCGCAAGACTTCCTGTTTCAAACGCGGCGGAACGATGATGGCTTTTTGGTCGATCTGTTCTGCGGTCACCTGTTTACGACGAACGGTGATGTGGACCGGATCCGACAGATAGTGCTTGCTGATGTTTCGAATCGCCGGCGGAACCGTCGCGGAGAACAAAGCGATCTGTTGGTCTTCCGGGGAATGCTGCAGAACGAATTCCACGTCCTCCAAGAAGCCCATGTTCAGCATTTCGTCCGCTTCATCCAGCACCAGGCAACGGACCGACGACAAGTCCAGCGAACCACGCTTGACGTGATCGATCACCCGACCAGGCGTACCCACCACGACGTGAGCACCCCGTCGCAGTTGTTTCAACTGTGGTTCGTAATCTTGGCCGCCGTAGATCGCCGCCACGCGAAACTTCTTGGTCTTGCCCGCGTACGTCGAAAACGCGCGAGCCACTTGGATGGCCAATTCGCGGGTCGGCGTCAGCACCAACGCTTGCGGCGTGTCACCGTGCAAGTCGACGTGGCTGAGGATGGGCAATGCGAAGGCGGCTGTCTTGCCGGTCCCGGTTTGCGATTGAGCCAGCACGTCGCGACCGCTGGCCAGTTCCGGAATGACCCTTGCTTGGATTTCTGTCGGGCTTTGGTAACCCGAAGCTTCGACCGCACGCAAAACCTCTTCGGCCAGTCCCAGATTGGCAAAGGACGGTTGATCCGACTCCGGTGCAACCGATGGATCCTCTTGCGACGCCGGCGTGACCGCTTCGGCCGTTTCGCTTGGCTGCGACTCGGTTTCGGATTCGGCATCAGCAGTTGTTGCCGCTTCGCTCATGGCCGCTTCGCCCGAGTTCACGACCTGATCCTGCTGATCTCGGTCGCCGGAAGTCGGGTCGCCGATGGCCTGGTCGTCGGAAGTCTGATTGGCGGGATGCTGATCACTGGCTTCCTGGTCGCTGGAATCCTGTTCCCCGGTGGGACTGACAGCCTGTTCCGCCGCAGCGCCATCAGCGGGGACACCCTCCACGACGGCGGATTCACCGACGGTCGTGGCTTCGGTCTCAAGCTTGTCCGCTGCTGGGGCGGGCTGAACTTCCGAGGTGTCGGCGTCGGACGTGGGAGAAATTTCGGAAACGAATGTCATAACGAGATGGATACTCTGATCGAAAAAATGGACAGCAACGCAGTGGGAGCACGCTTGGCCGATCGGGATTCGTCGGCATGCCATCACATCTTGGCTCGGCCGATACAATCGGCGGTGCCTATTGGACGTCACTTCAGGTGATTGCGATCCGGGTTGTCACGTGGGAAATCCCCGACGTTTTTCGCGGTGCTGGTGCCTTTTTGTGGGCATTCGCACAGCGCCGACAACCTTCGCGGCGACGTCACTTCGTGGTTTTTCTGCCGATATTGAATGCGAAACCGGTTTCGGCGTCGTTCGGCGAGTGCACAGGACCGGCGGTTGGAATACGCCGGACGATCAGAAGTCGTGTCGCTTCGCCGCGTGTTGCGGCGACCACCCGTACCAGTCTGGCCGGGTGCGTAAAATTGAATCGACGCAGACCGTATCGGACCGCCGCCGATTGCGATAGCCGCTAAATCGTGGGGGATGCCACTTTCAGGCAATTCCGGCGTGCGGTGACGGTCGCCGATTGACGATTCGCTGGGTTGTGCCAGATTGAACACCCGGCAATCGAACCTTGGGGCACCGGCCGATATCGGCAAAGCCCCGGAACGCCTGTGAATCTGGCAAAGTCCAACGATTCACCAAACGGCCAATGAACGACTCCAGAAGGCCAACGAAAAAGGACCCCCGCATTGAATGCCTTGCCGCCATGCCCAACGTCGTCTTGCCAAGTCGTGGTCGTCGGCGGGGGACCGATTGGAATTGAAACCGCGGTGGCGTGCCGTAACGCGGGTCTGGACGCCCAAGTGATCGAAGCAGGGGTGATCGGGCAAACGATGTCCTGGTGGGCACCGGGCACCCGTTGGTTCAGCAGCAATGAACGGATCGCGATCGCGGGCGTTCCACTGCTGACCCCGGATCAAACCAAGGCGACTCGGGAACAGTATCTGACCTATTTGCGCTCCGTGGTTCAGCAATTCGAACTGGATGTGCGTTGCCGCCAACGCGTCGCATCGGTCCAACGCGACGGCGACGGGCTGACGGTACTGGTTCAGACACCGGCGGG
Coding sequences within:
- a CDS encoding DEAD/DEAH box helicase, translated to MTFVSEISPTSDADTSEVQPAPAADKLETEATTVGESAVVEGVPADGAAAEQAVSPTGEQDSSDQEASDQHPANQTSDDQAIGDPTSGDRDQQDQVVNSGEAAMSEAATTADAESETESQPSETAEAVTPASQEDPSVAPESDQPSFANLGLAEEVLRAVEASGYQSPTEIQARVIPELASGRDVLAQSQTGTGKTAAFALPILSHVDLHGDTPQALVLTPTRELAIQVARAFSTYAGKTKKFRVAAIYGGQDYEPQLKQLRRGAHVVVGTPGRVIDHVKRGSLDLSSVRCLVLDEADEMLNMGFLEDVEFVLQHSPEDQQIALFSATVPPAIRNISKHYLSDPVHITVRRKQVTAEQIDQKAIIVPPRLKQEVLRRYLEVEPTDGVIVFTKTKDATIALAERLGHGGFRAMALNGDMPQKVRERTVAQLKDGQIDILVATDVAARGLDVKRISHVVNFDLPHDNEAYVHRIGRTGRAGRDGHAILLVTPAQRGKLRSIEKTTRQKIEIAQPPSAEQLNQKRIDEFKASVKETVESKDLEFFTGLIESLANDSDLTPQTIAAALAFQSQRGRSFLAKDLPTAPEKNRQASRERNDRNDSFGDDSSRRSGPPRRLGPVRKGMSRYRIEVGRRDRVKPGNIVGAIANEGGIDGQFIGPMLIHDTFTILDLPESMPHDVMETLQRTWVAGKQLGLKVDTGGPNRVGGGDRSGEDSPGRPRFKRGKFQRGRDDDRGPAGKRGPHSKRGAGKRGPAGKGGYSKKRR